In Halarcobacter mediterraneus, the genomic stretch GTTTGTAACTTTTGTTGGATGGCTAATTCATATTTATGCAATTGGATATATGACAGGAGATAAAGGTTTTGGTAAGTTCTTTGCTTACTTTAACTTATTCTTAGCTTCAATGTTAATTTTAGTACTAGCAGATAATCCAATTATCTTATTCATTGGTTGGGAAGGTGTTGGTCTTTGTTCTTATCTTTTAATTGCATTTTATTATGGTGATAAAGAAAATGTTATCGCAGGAAATAAAGCATTTATTGCAAATAGAGTTGGAGACTTTGGTTTCTTATTAGGAATTGTTACTTTATTCTTTGCACTTGGGCAAGTTGATTTAAGTTTTTCTTCTCTTGAAGCAAATATCTCTAATGCATCAACAGGATTACTAGCATTATCTGGTTTTTTACTATTTGTTGGTGCTATGGGTAAATCAGCACAAATTCCTTTATATGTTTGGCTTCCAGATGCAATGGCAGGACCAACTCCAATTTCAGCACTTATTCACGCAGCTACAATGGTAACAGCTGGGGTTTATATGGTTGCTAGATTTCATTTTTTATATTCAGGAATTGAAGATATTGGGATTTTTATTGCGTATATTGGTGCATTTTCAGCTTTATTTGCAGCTATTATTGCAACAAGACAACAAGATATTAAAAAAATCCTTGCTTACTCGACTATGTCACAATTAGGATATATGTTTATTGCTGTAGGACTTGGGTTTTATAGTTCAGGTTTATTTCACGTATTTACACATGCATTCTTTAAAGCAATGTTATTCATGGGTGCTGGTGGTATAATTATTGCATTACACCATGAGCAAAATATCTTTAAAATTGCGCAACATAGAGCACATCTTCCAATTATTAAATTTACGTTCTTAATTGGTGTTATTGCAATTTCTGGTATTCCACCATTTTCAGGTTTCTTCTCTAAAGATGCTATTTTAGCATCAGCTTTCCAAGAGGGTGAATATTTAATCTGGGGAATTGGAATATTTACAGCATTCTTAACGGCATTCTATATGTTTAGACTTTATTTTATTGTATTCGTTGCACCAAATAAAGAGACTGTGCCATATGTTTATACATCAAAAACAATTACTTTCCCACTTATGATTTTAGCAATTGGAGCGGTATTTGCTGGGTTCTTAAACTTTCCAGCTATTTTTGGTGGTTCAAATTTAGTTGATAATTGGTTAGCTCAAACTAACTCTATAAAAATTCATATGTCTCATACAACTGAGTACATATTAATGGCTGCATCTATTTTAGTGGCAGCAGCAGGTATTTTTGTTGCATACAAAAAATACGCAAACTTTGATGTGTACAAACCTGAAGATGAAAAAGGTATTATTGCTAATAAATTCTACGTAGATGAATTCTATGACGTAGTATTTGTTCAGTTTTCTAAAAAAATATCATCTTTCATAGATAAAATCTTAGATTCTAAAATCATTGATGGATTTATCATGACAACTTGTGAACAATTTGTTGAGTTTGGTAAAAAAGTTGCAACTATTCAAAATGCTAATGTAAGATTTTATGCTGCATTTATGCTTGTAGGTATGAGTGCTGTGTTTATCTATTTATATATTTCTTTAGGATTGTAATATGAGTGCAGATATTTTATCGTTTATTATATTTTTACCAGCAGTAGTAGCATTTGGGTTAATGATTACTACTAAGCATGTAGAAACAGTTAGAAACATTGCATTTTTAACAACAACAGTTATCTTAGCACTTGTATTAAAACTTTATATTGAGTTTGAACCAAGTGCAGGTATGCAGTTCGTTACAAATGTTCCATGGATTTCTTCTTATGGTATTAACTACTACATTGGTGTTGATGGTTTTTCTTTAACTATTTTAATGATGATTGCTATTTTAATTCCTACAGCATATCTTTTATTATGGGAAGGTAGAACTAAAGGTTACTGGATTAATATGCTATTAGTACAAGCTGGTGTAACTGGTTCATTATTAGCATTAGATGTGATTTTATTCTACTTCTTCTGGGAAGTTATGCTATTACCAGTATTCTTAATGATTGGTATTTATGGATTTGGAGACAAAGTATTTACAACCATTAAAGTAACAGTATATACCATGCTTGGTTCACTTTTAATGTTTGTTGCAATGCTTTACTTAGGAGTTACATATCACGCAGAATTTGGTACTTGGTCATTTCAATATGATAGCCTAACTCAAATTACATCATTATCATATAACGAAAAGATTTGGTTATTTTTAGCATTCCTTTCAGCTTTTGCTATTAAAATTCCTATTTTCCCATTACATACATGGATTATGGAAACATATAAAAATGCTCCAACTGGTGCAGTATTTTTATTATCATCAATCATGGCAAAACTAGGTGTTTATGCAATTGTTAGATTTTTAATTCCTATTTTTCCAGAGATTTATGTAGAATTTTCATCATGGTTTGTATTTATTGGATTGTTTGGTCTTATTTATTTTGGTATTGCTGCACTTATGCAAGATGATATTAAAAGAATGTTTGCATATTCTTCAGCATCACACTTAAGCTTTATTGCTGCGGGAATTTTTTCACTGAATGTTTTTGGTATTAATGGTGCTTTATATTTAATTATTGCTCACGCAATTGCAACAGGTGCGTTATTCTTACTTGTTGGTATTATCCATGATGAAACTGGTTACAAAACAATTAAAGATTTAGGTGGATTAGCAAAACAATCTCCAATCTTTACTACTATTTTTGCAATTATGCTATTTGCAAATGTAGGACTTCCAGGAACTAATGGTTTTGTATCAGAGTTATTAATCATTTTTGGTATTTATGAATTTAATCATACATTAGGTTATATTTCTGCACTTACAGTTATTATTGGAGCTTCATATATGCTATGGATGTTTCAAAGAGCAATCTTACAAGATAGAGAAGGTGAAGCTTTAAAATTCAGAGATTTAAAAATCAAAGAAATTGTAGGTTTAGCTCCTTGGGTTATTCTTGTATTTCTAATGGGTATTTATCCAGATATTTTTATTGATAAATTTGAACCAACAGTAACACACTACTTAAATGATATTTTACAAATTGGAGCAGCAAAATGAATGAATTAATACATATATTACCAGTATCATTGATTTTAATATCAGCTGTTGGATTAATGTTTATGAGTATGTACGAAAATAAATTTAGTACAAAACAATATATTACTGTTTCATCTGTTGTATTAATTGTTGCCTTAGTTTTCACATTTATTCCATTAGGTGAACTGTATGCAGTAAGACCATATAATAATATTTTCAATGATGTTTTAATCTTTGATTCATTTTCAAATTTTTTCAATATTTTACTTATTCTAGGAACATTATTAACATTATTAATTGGTGAAAACTATTTTAGATCAAATAAATATTTTAAGGGTGAGTTTTTCTCAATTTTATTATTTGCTCTATTTGGAATGATGTTATTAGCAAATGCAAATGAACTTGTAACTGCTTTTATTGCTTTAGAAATTGCTTCTTTTGCAGTATATGTTATGGTTGGATATGATAGTCAAGACAGTAAAAGAGTTGAAGCAATATTTAAATATTTAGTTTTAGGTTCATTTATTGGAGCATTTTATTTATTAGGTGTTGTTTTAGTTTATGGAGCAACTGCTACTACAAATTTAACAGAAATTGCAACATATATTTCAACACACTCA encodes the following:
- a CDS encoding complex I subunit 4 family protein codes for the protein MSADILSFIIFLPAVVAFGLMITTKHVETVRNIAFLTTTVILALVLKLYIEFEPSAGMQFVTNVPWISSYGINYYIGVDGFSLTILMMIAILIPTAYLLLWEGRTKGYWINMLLVQAGVTGSLLALDVILFYFFWEVMLLPVFLMIGIYGFGDKVFTTIKVTVYTMLGSLLMFVAMLYLGVTYHAEFGTWSFQYDSLTQITSLSYNEKIWLFLAFLSAFAIKIPIFPLHTWIMETYKNAPTGAVFLLSSIMAKLGVYAIVRFLIPIFPEIYVEFSSWFVFIGLFGLIYFGIAALMQDDIKRMFAYSSASHLSFIAAGIFSLNVFGINGALYLIIAHAIATGALFLLVGIIHDETGYKTIKDLGGLAKQSPIFTTIFAIMLFANVGLPGTNGFVSELLIIFGIYEFNHTLGYISALTVIIGASYMLWMFQRAILQDREGEALKFRDLKIKEIVGLAPWVILVFLMGIYPDIFIDKFEPTVTHYLNDILQIGAAK
- the nuoL gene encoding NADH-quinone oxidoreductase subunit L, whose amino-acid sequence is MIDTSMLVWIILVPLFGAILNGGLYFYHIKRKPVSELAFSIIGTFTPLIAFLITLSLFLNMYEEGITYKQDLFTWVNIGDLNITMAFLGDNLAIFMAMFVTFVGWLIHIYAIGYMTGDKGFGKFFAYFNLFLASMLILVLADNPIILFIGWEGVGLCSYLLIAFYYGDKENVIAGNKAFIANRVGDFGFLLGIVTLFFALGQVDLSFSSLEANISNASTGLLALSGFLLFVGAMGKSAQIPLYVWLPDAMAGPTPISALIHAATMVTAGVYMVARFHFLYSGIEDIGIFIAYIGAFSALFAAIIATRQQDIKKILAYSTMSQLGYMFIAVGLGFYSSGLFHVFTHAFFKAMLFMGAGGIIIALHHEQNIFKIAQHRAHLPIIKFTFLIGVIAISGIPPFSGFFSKDAILASAFQEGEYLIWGIGIFTAFLTAFYMFRLYFIVFVAPNKETVPYVYTSKTITFPLMILAIGAVFAGFLNFPAIFGGSNLVDNWLAQTNSIKIHMSHTTEYILMAASILVAAAGIFVAYKKYANFDVYKPEDEKGIIANKFYVDEFYDVVFVQFSKKISSFIDKILDSKIIDGFIMTTCEQFVEFGKKVATIQNANVRFYAAFMLVGMSAVFIYLYISLGL